The Acanthopagrus latus isolate v.2019 chromosome 20, fAcaLat1.1, whole genome shotgun sequence genomic sequence CTTCTTAGCGTAGTggagctgctcctctgtggtgCCGGGAGGGAGGGATCCTGCCCTGcagaacaccagaacacacaTATTGAACACACCAACAAAAGATTTCTTTCAGTTTCCTATCAGCTCCAGTGTCCGTCCTCTCACCTGCAGCTTTCTACTAAAGCTTTGGCCTCATCCAGGCGTGAGTCTGGTAAAAGTGCCGTTCGACAGTCTGTGATGTTGAAGAAGTGTTTCAGTCGGCCCATAAACGTTGTCTGATCCCATCGCGGCGCGTCGATGTCGAATGAGCTGGAAGCCATGTTGgtttgtaaacaaaaaataagcaGTCCCAACTTAATGCATTAAAAAGTTCCAAGGGCGCAGATGTtcactcagcagctgcagccgaAACCTGAAGAAAACAGGAATAATGACGAAATCAGCTGaaaatgtttggtttaaaacaaagaaatgagtACCGACTGATCCGACTTGGGCAAGGACATTTACTGATAGTTAAAGCatgaattaaatgtgtgtttcttgtcaGTTCAACACGACCTTTATCATGTTTGTTGTCGAACCAGCTCGGCCTGGTCTGAACTGAAGAACATTAACAGACGTTTTCCTTTGGTTCAGTGGGTCACAGAGGGCCAGACTGATCTACCTTTGAACTTCCATTCCCACAGGGTTGTCTCAGTTCAtccaacagaaaatgtaatacatttaacTATTTATTCAATTCGCTTTTGAAACATGAGGActtgttgcttttctgttttaccTAAATGTAACCTGAATATCTTTTAGACTGCTGATTGAATGAAACAAGACTTATGTATTTGTCATCTTGTGGgttatgaaaataattaatgGAACATTTTTGAAACCAAACACAAGTTTTTGACATCAAGGATCCCATTAAGCCACAATTTGTCCAATCTTCTTATAAAGCTGTCATGGTTAGAGTACCTGTACGTAAGTGAAAAGGcaactagagctgcaacagtaAACCGATTATTTATCAGTGAGTCAACAAAACTTATTCAAACTTCTGGCACCACAAAACCTGGTGGCACAATTGACCTGGAGCTGTACAGTTTCACATTAATCGTCTGAGCCATTTTTAAGCAATGATGCCAAACAATCTCTGGTTCCATCCACTTaaatttcaaatattcagtgctttttttgaagattctttgggtttttgttggtcaaaacaaacattctgaCTGGGAAGAAGTTGAGCTCTGAGGCATTATTCACAGCATTATAGACGTTTTCTAgataatcaagaaaataataacactGAAATCCGTTTTATGCAGTCATGTCACTATTGAACCCTGTAAAGTCAGGTTCACTCAGTCATGTGAgatactgttgttgttttcaaagatATCAACACATTTACTCATGTTTACACACGTTTTTGCAATGTGCAATGCAATCACACCAACACGAGCTGCATATTTTTCACTCACGTTCACTGTTGTAGTGCAAACACCGCCCCAACTCGTCCAGAAGCAAATTAACTTGGAGGCAGTTGGGCtaaagacacaacacacaagcCTCGTGTTACTCCTTCAAATTTATGGACTAAATGTTTCCCTGTGGAACCAAAAATGGTGTTGCATATAGGTATTTCTCTAGAGTATTGTATCGTGACAACACTATCCCAGCTGGAGTTGAGGTTTTTCGGCCTCCtccccagctgctgctctccccGTCTGCCAGCGGGTGCCCTTGGGCTCAAACCCCACACAGccctgaacaaacacaaactcttgCTCCTCTCTGAAAATTCTCAAGGGCCAAACTTTCTCTAGAAATCATTGACCACATCCTGCTAAATGGTACCACAGGTTGTCATTTTGGGTTTTCGCACTTTCAGCATTTTGCTTCATATCAACcgatcggggggggggggggggggggccagAACCTGCTGACTTCAGCCCAAACAATCCAAGCATCCCTCTGCGCATCTTCATCATTACATTGCTAATTATTTACTGTAGGTAAACCTGCCCTACACGGTGTAATGTTTCATAAGTAAAGGGCACACAGGGGAGAGGAGTCTGTCGGTGCTCAATCTGGCTGGAACTGGAttgtttctggtttgtttaaAGTAGAGTGAAGGCCTGCAGAACCTTGTCGGGAAAGCTCAACATGAGCGAGACGTCAGTGTGGCCCTACACACCCTGACATATCACAAACACTGGAACTGGATTGATAGGATGAAACTGTTGACCCCTGCAGGAAAACCAGGACTGTGTGTAATTTTAGGACAAATGGCAAAAATGCAACAGATTTTGAACACTTTTTGATCAATTatttagtttataaaatgtctgaaaatagtGAAAAGCCCAAGATTGCAGCTGCAAACTTGCTCCTCATGTCCAAATAACCATCTAAAATCAAAAGAGATTCAGTTtagaatgattaaaaaaacgTTTGAGAAGACTGAACCAGTggatgtttggcatttttgcttaaTAAATTACTTCAGAGAACAAAAATCAGTTATGAAAATTGTTGTAATTGTATGTAATTGTTGTTGGAATATATCttgaaaaacatgattaaattgTCTTCACAGATGGTTGATGTTTTGCAAATGCTTTGTTGGTCACAGATCTGCAACTGAACTGTACCAAGAAACTCAACTTATTAAGCAAATACAAGAGTTGGGAAGCTAAAATAATGGTTGATTAGTCAACAGTAAATTATCTGCAACTCTGTAAACAATCAatttaataactttttaaagcaaaaacaccAAGAAAGAATCACTGGTTACAGCTCCTACATGTGGAATGTGTGTTGCATTTCTTCATCTTCTATGACACTTCAAAATATCTGCATTTTAGTCGACTGAGTGATGACACTGGCATGTATTTTGACTTCCTGCTTCAAGCAAAAATGGCTCACATTCTTTGGTTTAGgcatcttaaatgtgaggagatccatttttttcctttagcaCAGAGCTCAGTAAACTGTGAATGAGGTTTTTTCACTGTACTGTAAGATTTTATGGATTAGGAAAGTCAACTAGTTTGGATTGCTGGACAGACACTGTAAGCAAGCATTTGTAAGATTGAAAGGACAGACTGTATTAGCTTTTGACACGTTGACACGATCCATCTGTTaataattgagaaaataactgttagttgcagccctacaggAGAGGTAAAGCAGAGTTCAGACACAGGTTTGCAAAGACATGAACAAAGGCCTGAAAATGGATATCAACGGGGGTACCTGGTATAAGCTCCACCAGAGGCGTGACAAACCGGATCTGCAGCTCAGAGCAGCACAGACAACATCTTAGTACATCTGGATGACTGTGACCTCAACAGTTAACACGAGGACCTCACCTGTTCTAAACTTCTGCGTGCAGAAAATGCGTGAAATTACAAATACAGTTCctctgacagagacacaaagtgGACGTGAGGGCAGAGTGGCTTGTGTGAGGGCTTGTGTTCAGTCCACCGACCAAACTGCTGTGAAAACAGTGCAGACATGTCAGTCAGACCTCGGAGTGATGCAACTCAGCACTCGAGTTAGCCAGCTGTGTCTGACTTGAGCAACGAGCACAGAAAGAGGAAACGAGCACCGAGCAGAAGCACCGACACACGAGCTGCAATCCAAAGTGTTAAAAACATGATACATACCTTTCCGGGATCCCTCGGCCGCCCTACAGAGCGACCTGTCAGGTAATCAAATATGCTCCTGTGGCATAGTAGAGACACGTGGCAGGACGTCCTCCAATCACAAACTGGGGCAGCTCCCTACGTAAAAACCGGCGAAAACCAAACGTGAccctttattattattgaatgaCTAAAATCATCACAATGAAAAGACAAGTTTGAGATGCTAGCTGGATTTAACAAACGCTTAAGATTACATATAAGTCCACCTTAAACTTAAGCTAACTGTTATGCTAATTGGCAAGCTAATTACCTCTATATGACGGAATTGTTCTGCCTCTCGGGGAGAATTGGTGTGTGGGAACTTATTGTAAAGTCTCTGGGCAAGAACCATCCACAAGATACAACATGTGGCGCAACTATTGGACTACATTTGAAACGTGTACcaggctagcagctagctaactagctaagttAAAACTCGGCCCACATACTTATGTATGCTGCATTCATGTTGTAATCGGAGGTCGGGATTTCCTAGTTGCAATGTCGGTGCACAACACATATGTCAACAAAAACGTGCCTGAAGGGAACATGTTGCTTAGTATATTTAGAAAGTATACATGAATTAAAGCCTCTGCAATGCAGCTGCGTCTCATAAATAAACGAAATAAAGAAGGCACACGACACATAATAGAACAGACGTCTTTATTTTATGGCACTTTTATTCTCCAAATGTTTTATCTGTTAATCTTTATTCATGAATATTGCCATGTACAAATGCTTTCCGAGTTTAAATGAGGATCTCCGATTTTAGAAAGCTTGCCATTTTAGTTTTTCTAGTAGGAATACGTAAAGTCTCGAGTTCTGAATCTTGGTCCTGAACGCAGCATTAGGTTTGTGCTCGGAGTTTGGTGCGTAGCTGTGCGTCTGACGTCACTCCCCTTAGTAACCCTCGGCGGCGTCTCCAGGAGCGAAGGCAACAAGATGGTGAGTTTAATTTATCGTAATAATTAGCTATTAAATGTGAACTTCAAACTAAAAACGTGGAAGTATTCACATTAATTAGCGCCCTTGTGGATACAGATACGCTTTAATGGCTGCCGCTGTCTAACTTGCCGAGAAAAACATCCAACTGCAAAATCTGCCTTGTTGCTTCGTTTCAGTTATCTGGGGAGATTAGCTTAGCACGTTAGCTGCGTTTAGCCCCTGTTTGCGTGCCGTTAACTAGCCCTGCGTGGAAGCaactacagaaaaacaaagatgatgtGACAATTTACTCGCAGCAGGACTTATTTTTGCCTTGTTATATCGGCACCGTTAGGAGAGAGCTCACTCATCATCTTGAAGACGCACTTCCACGGCCTGTAAGTGAGGAGTGGATGGAAGTGAGGGAGATGCATTTCCACAATGGTggccagctgcagcagtgctcCCCCTGCCCCCCTGACAAAGTAACGTTTACCATCACACGGCTGATCTCTCTGTTTGTTGCAGGGATTGCTGTCTATCCTGCGCAAGCTAAAGAGCACACCAGACCAGGAGGTGAGGATACTGCTACTGGGTCTGGACAACGGAGGGAAGACCACCTTGCTAAAGCAGCTGGCATCTGAGGACATCAGCCATATCACCCCCACACAGGTACGGAGGAGAGTTCCACACTCACACCACCTGTTGCAGAGGATGAGCTGCCTGGCTCCTTGGcagatttagatgttttttctgctttatctAACCCATTTGATGTTTCGTGCTTACCCCAGGGATTCAACATCAAGAGCGTCCAGTCTCAGGGCTTTAAACTGAACGTTTGGGACATTGGCGGCCAGAGGAAGATCAGGCCGTACTGGAGAAACTactttgaaaacacagatgtgctggTGAGCGgagcacagaaaaaagaagcagttttGATTCCATGAATCGGTGGATGAAGGCAGTGCTGCACATGCTAACAAGGAGaacctctgttttgtttcagatttaTGTCATCGACAGCGCTGACAGGAAGAGATTTGAGGAAACGGGTCAGGTATGTACAGAACATTTTATGTCAGTGTGTCGcttgttttcttgattaatcatcTGTCACTGAAATTGTCACAAAAAATGAAAGGCGGCTCACTTAAAAGACCTGTTTCATAGCTGCTTCCTCATGGGAGCGTGAGATGAGGGGTATTTTGCTTGTTGCATTCTGCAGCCTCtccactagatgccactaaatcctctaaactggacctttaataaTCACAAGAGACCATTTTATGACCATGAAGCACTTGAGTCTCTTCTGTGACAgcatttgtgtgcgtgtgtgtgttgatgtttaatgAACAGATGTTTGTATGTGTCGCAGGAGCTCGCTGAGTTGTTGGATGAAGAGAAGCTGAGCGGCGTCCCTGTACTGATCTTTGCGAACAAGCAGGATTTGCTGACAGCCGCCCCGGCCTCAGAGATCGCCGAGGGTCTCAATCTGCACACCATCCGGGATCGCATGTGGCAGATCCAGTCCTGCTCCGCCCTCACTGGCGAGGGGATTCAGGTGAGCGTACCagctgagtgtttttcttttctttttttctttctttcttctcttcttctcaccATTTCTGTTGTCTTAAATACTATTCCAGGAGGGCATGAATTGGGTCTGCAAGAGCGTCAACTCCAAGAAGAAATAGCTTGGCTTCTAGTCTTCTACCACTCAGGaggatgagcagcagcacacatacactgacacacattgCACCCTCCTGAGCCTTAATACGATGGGATATACctgtgaatgtaaacacactaCTAATCCATCATGGACTTGGAGTTTTTAACCCCCCTGCGTTTCTGTATCGCTGAGTTTTACTAATCTCAACACGTCTTTCCATGTTGGCCCTCTAAGCAGAGGAGGGTGGTTCGACTTCAAAGGGAACCCATGTCAGGATATCAACCCCCTCCGCCCGGACTACCCACGTCACCATCACCGCCCCAGCCAATCCCAGCAGCTACCGTCCTCGGCCCGTCACGGCCTCAAACATTCCCATTAAACTGCTGTCTTTTATTGGAATTCCAGCTCGTTCTTTAAACTCTTTTTCTCCGTCTCATTCTTACCggttcatatgtgtgtgttttgtttgtttttttctttttattttatcattccACTGTTGCTGTAAGCGCTTTTCCTGCTATGGTTCTGTTTGAAGTGAGGTAtatttttgtaattgttttatttatggtgAAGTAGAGTGTAGAGTGCTTTCAAACAACAGCTggtgtggcgtgtgtgtgtgattccaAGGATGTTGGAGGATCCGACTCTCCCCACTAAAGAATAATACTGTACATGTTAATATGTATAAAAACAGATGGAATTAAAAGGTGAAGAggaactacatttttttttggatcaaatGTAAATAGCTCGTCCCCGTGTTCATATGTTACGTTATGCCCATGTTATAGAGTATAAGTCGCACTGCTGCTGTACTCTGTAGTCTATAATGTTTGCATATCTGATGTATGCTGGCAGATTTTTAATAGCGGTATACGTACTGTACGTCCCAATGCATTTCTCTGTGCTCTTTGGGTTAGTGAGGGGGTTCACCCCTTAAAGGCATTTCCTTTTGATATTCTTGAATGTAATCTGTCCAGACCTGAAGGTACTGtatgtgaataaaaaaagttaaaatcatgAATCCAGTGTCTTACTGATTTTTGTGGGTTCACTAGGATCACGCAGGGACAGGGTAATCCTATCGGACTCTTGTGGTCGCACACCCGTAGCAGGTGGAGTCAGCTGTTCGTGACACCAGCCGAGCATGTGGTGGTGGAGAAGCCCTTATGGGAGACAGCAGCTCTATTGAATTAACAAAGCATTGAACccagtgtgaaaacaaagctCTTTTGAAGAGCACTCTGAAGTGTGTGGCATCTTGACTTATTATATCAGCACAACAATTCAAACGCACCAACTCAACAAGGAACACTGTCTTCATACCAGACTGACTCAGAAAAGGTACACAAGAAATAAAAGGGGCcgagaagaaaatgaaacactctgatatcaatatattggcCATTACGCGCACATCTTTTTGCACTGATCATTCAAATGTGGCTATGAAGAGATGTGTAACAggatatttcacagtttaatAATAAACTTATTGCCTTAAATGTCTCTGAATTTTATCAGAAGTGAACCTGCTGGGCTAAATTTGTCTATTTTTTAGGTAAATAATGAACCCTCAAGATCaactgtacagttttttttgtctgcttcagACATAAAATCATTCAAACACGATTTTCTGAGAAGTTAAATGACTCTGATTGAAGTGCTCACAACCTCTCAGACGCTCAGCCTGTGAAGCGACGACGTATTAAAGGGTCAAAAAGCTTGAAAACCACTGACCGGTACGGTTTAAAAGTTTGACTTCCTCACTGAAGATTAGCCTGGGATAAAATGATCTCTGGattaatttgaaatattaaaaagccaACATTGATTCAACTGTTTTTAACACTCAAGTAATATTAGTAAGTGGGTTCAATGACACCACTGATTATGACTATACatagtgttattattattattgacgGTGCTGATGTGCTGTCTCTTATGAGTGATTGATTGTAGGTAAATGTGATATTTCTAGCAGCTGCTGTTCACTCAGTCTCAAATCTGATCTGGTTTGTTCTAGCAGGCAGCAGGTTCAGGCAGGTGGTGCTGTGTCCACCTGGTCGGTTGGGTAAGAGGCTGAGCAGGAGGGGAAGCTGAACAGACTAACTGGAATGTACTAACCTAATCTCCCCCCCTCCAGGGCAGAGAGGGCTGCAGGTACACATGAGACCACCTGCATACCTGTGGTCTGCAAGTTAGCGGGGTCGTTGCTTGTTCTGATGggactgaaataaataaaatagtaaCAACATTTTGTATAATTATGAATGAATTTACCAATGATGATATCCGTATGACTTTGTGCAGTTAGTTCACATTCATTGATATGCCACCAAATTAGCTGAATtcctccacaaaacatttctggagcttcacggcaaatcagcgttgcagcgttctcagaaacaactgaaggagatggagacttgttttaaaacttaaaaaacgACAACCAAAAAAAGTATCAAATCACTCCATACAGCTCTCAAATCTCTCACAGTCCCGAGACTACATATCATCTCCTACATCGCGTTTTAAGGCGAAATCTTCAccgtagctgctaagctaaacaTATTAGCACACACCCCATCTGAAGTAGGTACACAAGCTTGAACGCACGTCAAGAATGTAAATATGGTTGTaaatctccagaaatgttttgtggactaaaaaCTTCCCCAACTTTCCATTGGCATGATGGCCAGTGGCctataatgactgaattttctttagtgggtgaactgttcctttaagtatTGTAACGTTACCATAAACCGACAGGTATTTCAGGACCTTAGATGTATAAAACTCTTAAGGGCATTACTTCAGTAATTGGTACGATCTGTAACAGGACTTTTAAGTTGTGGCGTTGGGGCACTgcctccatctttacacagtcACCTCAGGAATCTGACGTCCAGTTCTTTGGTTAATTTGATGCTTTGTGTAATTCCCATGGAGGCACAGTCCAGCTCAGACTGGATTCAGATCTGTGCTGCTTTTGGCTTTTTATCACAGGTTTGTTCGGTTGGACCGTGAGAGCCCCTCGTGAGTGGTGGTCTGATTACCTTCCTGCCCAGTTAGGAGTCGGCTCCGATCCATTTATTGCTTATTCAGGCAAAGCTGCCAGAACATCACATCCCCGCCGGCCTCTGGTCTCACCAAAGTGTGTTTAGAGCCAGAAGAACACAGAAAGACTCCCTGAAATGAAGCTCTGCTTATCGGCCTCTGCTTCCCGAGTTCAACGAGAGCCAACTGcaacaacattttagaaaaaataaacattttagaaaacacaacacattttagaaaacacaccattttaaatacatcaaaaccttttagaaaacacaacaacatttgagaaaacccaacattttagaaaaaataaaacattttagaaaacacaacattttagaaaacacaacattgtagaaaaaataaaacattttagaaaacacaacattgtagaaaaaataaaacattttagaaaacacaaaatttcacagaaaaaaagcgACATTAtggaaaacaacaatatttcagAAGTCACAACAACATtgtggaaaacacacattttcacaaaatgcaacaatatttcacaaaacacaacattttgaaaaat encodes the following:
- the arl3b gene encoding ADP-ribosylation factor-like protein 3, which translates into the protein MGLLSILRKLKSTPDQEVRILLLGLDNGGKTTLLKQLASEDISHITPTQGFNIKSVQSQGFKLNVWDIGGQRKIRPYWRNYFENTDVLIYVIDSADRKRFEETGQELAELLDEEKLSGVPVLIFANKQDLLTAAPASEIAEGLNLHTIRDRMWQIQSCSALTGEGIQEGMNWVCKSVNSKKK